In one Nostoc sp. KVJ3 genomic region, the following are encoded:
- a CDS encoding MBOAT family O-acyltransferase: MLFPTYEFLVFFIIVFTIGSFIKKQVTAYKYYLICVSLIFYSFWGLQFLQSLFIDIVINYLIIESIERTPYKKQFLFIGIATNLLYLCFFKYYNFFTDSLYAALNNFHIQASFQTLQILTPIGISFYTFRIISHLVDCYRNQLKCPSLLDYTVYITYFPQVISGPISRAEKFYIQLNSQEKYNYQIESVMILIVSGLFKKYTLSSFLFNFTQLPFQLPEQYSSFDLILATLAYSCLIYVDFSGYSDLANAISALLGFQPIQNFNMPYRAQSLQEFWRRWHISLSEWLRDYLYIPLGGGRKSNFQKYLNLLLTMIIAGFWHGAGLNFIIWGTLHGIGLILKHICDDIIKSLKAPVKSSHPQHQAFYITIFNWLCTFIFINICWIFFNTSSWETAINFLQQVFDLNSNNQLSQFNSWQLYIVFAMVFIMNFAGDKISHFCEKTLAHKHLILQTIFASTTLYVVFRLGPNTVPPFIYFNF; the protein is encoded by the coding sequence ATGTTATTCCCAACTTACGAATTCTTAGTATTCTTCATCATTGTTTTTACTATTGGCAGCTTTATCAAAAAACAAGTTACGGCTTATAAATATTATTTAATATGCGTCAGTCTCATTTTTTATTCATTTTGGGGTTTACAGTTTTTACAATCACTATTTATCGATATAGTTATTAACTACCTAATTATCGAATCAATAGAACGCACACCATATAAAAAACAATTTCTATTTATTGGTATTGCCACTAATCTTCTTTATTTATGTTTCTTCAAGTATTACAACTTTTTCACTGATTCCTTATATGCAGCCTTAAATAACTTTCATATTCAAGCTAGCTTCCAAACACTACAAATCCTCACACCGATTGGCATTTCCTTCTATACCTTCAGAATTATCTCCCATCTAGTTGACTGTTATAGAAACCAATTAAAATGCCCATCATTACTTGATTACACCGTATATATTACCTATTTTCCGCAAGTTATATCAGGCCCCATTTCACGGGCAGAGAAATTTTATATACAACTCAATAGCCAGGAAAAATATAATTATCAAATTGAATCCGTAATGATTTTGATTGTCTCAGGCTTATTCAAAAAATATACTTTATCTAGCTTTCTATTTAACTTTACCCAACTTCCCTTTCAGCTACCCGAACAATACTCTAGCTTCGACTTAATTCTTGCTACTCTGGCCTACTCATGCTTAATCTACGTTGATTTTAGTGGCTACTCAGATTTAGCTAATGCAATTTCTGCATTACTTGGATTTCAACCAATACAAAACTTCAATATGCCATATCGCGCCCAAAGCTTGCAAGAGTTTTGGCGACGATGGCATATTAGTCTATCAGAATGGTTGCGAGATTATCTATATATTCCATTGGGAGGCGGACGCAAAAGCAACTTCCAAAAATACTTGAATTTGCTTTTAACAATGATAATTGCTGGCTTTTGGCATGGCGCTGGTTTGAATTTTATTATTTGGGGTACTTTACATGGAATTGGTTTAATTTTAAAACATATTTGTGATGATATAATCAAGAGTTTAAAAGCGCCAGTAAAATCGTCTCATCCGCAACATCAAGCATTTTACATAACTATATTTAACTGGCTTTGTACTTTTATATTTATTAATATCTGCTGGATATTCTTCAATACTTCTAGCTGGGAAACAGCGATTAATTTTTTGCAGCAAGTCTTTGATTTAAATTCAAATAATCAGCTATCTCAATTTAACTCTTGGCAGTTATATATAGTATTTGCTATGGTTTTTATTATGAATTTTGCTGGAGATAAAATCAGCCATTTTTGTGAGAAAACTTTAGCACATAAACATCTTATTCTGCAAACTATATTTGCTTCAACTACACTGTATGTCGTATTTAGATTAGGGCCAAATACCGTTCCACCTTTTATTTACTTTAATTTCTAA
- a CDS encoding alpha/beta hydrolase, with translation MRKVLGNLLSIKKWKFLIIYLISIFLITQVFSSIATAVNPRINYTIERNITYHTVNNNQLKLNFYQNKKSGMRPILIVIHGGGWIKGSKDDGDEPFFAPYFDWGFSVVNIDYRLASTALAPAAVEDSICALRWVIRNAVKYKFDTKKIVLTGFSAGGHLALTAGTIPNVTKFDRLCPGNEPLKVATIINWSGITDVNDLLIGSHQKYFALQWFGNQITSQKLELAKSISPINFVRHGLPPILTIHGEKDTFVPYSQATRFHQVLDNAGVINQLYTVRGAEHGGYSKVQKREIYTAIKIFLKRQ, from the coding sequence ATGAGAAAAGTACTTGGAAACTTATTAAGTATAAAAAAATGGAAATTTCTGATTATTTACTTAATTAGTATTTTTCTAATTACTCAAGTATTCTCAAGCATTGCAACAGCAGTAAATCCACGAATCAACTATACTATTGAACGGAATATTACTTATCATACAGTAAATAACAATCAGCTAAAACTCAACTTTTATCAAAACAAAAAATCCGGTATGCGTCCCATATTAATAGTTATTCATGGTGGAGGCTGGATAAAAGGAAGTAAAGATGACGGGGATGAGCCATTTTTTGCACCCTATTTCGATTGGGGATTCTCGGTAGTTAATATCGATTATAGATTAGCCAGTACTGCACTAGCACCAGCAGCAGTTGAAGACTCAATATGTGCTTTACGCTGGGTTATTCGCAACGCAGTAAAGTATAAGTTTGATACCAAAAAGATTGTATTAACAGGGTTTTCAGCAGGTGGACATCTCGCACTCACAGCAGGAACTATACCCAACGTGACCAAATTTGACCGATTGTGTCCTGGTAATGAACCTCTAAAAGTTGCAACTATTATTAACTGGTCGGGTATTACCGATGTGAACGATTTGCTTATTGGTTCCCATCAAAAATACTTTGCTCTACAGTGGTTCGGTAATCAAATCACATCACAAAAATTAGAACTAGCTAAAAGTATTTCTCCTATTAATTTTGTCCGTCATGGATTACCCCCTATCTTAACAATACATGGTGAAAAAGATACGTTTGTACCTTACAGTCAGGCAACTCGATTCCATCAAGTATTGGATAATGCTGGGGTGATAAACCAGCTATATACTGTTCGCGGTGCGGAACATGGTGGTTATAGTAAAGTGCAGAAAAGAGAAATATATACAGCTATTAAGATATTTTTGAAGAGGCAATAG
- a CDS encoding DUF459 domain-containing protein, with the protein MQDFKFLMLSGLVGASLISLNFPVFLKSLSSSHLANAEIKQAAQQVKLEGFGKAEQEFWNRIKEFGNEPEEIAESPKLEVKPPQPSPEIFATPFLAAKSKTRLQPTSNHVQSLFLPRSSELQPIVNTLKLTNQVPYKRFLLTGDSIMYSLSVAFENSVRKTDYDFDKIIIAFKISTGLNRIDFYDWYSHTRELIKQNNPDVMVVVFGGNDDQSILDINKKFRAELTPDWEKAYEERVERYARLLDSYSVRKVYWMGHPISNVARYNKFFPIFNRIYKKVAQAHPKIEFIDTWNAFAVNGNFSPVVADNTGKRGRVRINDGVHPTEHGAKILIDILKQKMIADRVLQPKIKSVKKENIN; encoded by the coding sequence ATGCAAGACTTTAAATTTTTAATGCTTTCTGGGTTAGTAGGAGCAAGTTTAATTTCTCTTAATTTCCCAGTGTTCTTAAAAAGTCTTAGTTCAAGTCATCTTGCAAATGCTGAAATCAAACAAGCCGCACAACAAGTTAAACTTGAAGGTTTTGGTAAAGCTGAACAAGAATTTTGGAATAGGATTAAAGAATTTGGAAATGAACCAGAAGAAATTGCAGAATCACCAAAGTTAGAAGTCAAACCACCACAACCATCTCCTGAAATCTTTGCAACTCCTTTTTTAGCTGCAAAGTCAAAAACTCGACTACAGCCTACCTCAAATCACGTACAATCATTATTTTTACCAAGAAGTTCTGAATTACAACCAATCGTAAATACTCTAAAGTTAACAAACCAAGTACCCTACAAACGTTTCTTGCTTACGGGAGATTCTATTATGTATTCTCTCAGTGTAGCATTTGAGAATTCTGTCAGAAAAACAGACTATGATTTCGATAAAATTATAATAGCATTCAAAATTTCAACCGGACTAAATCGCATTGATTTTTATGACTGGTATTCCCATACAAGAGAACTTATAAAACAAAATAATCCAGATGTCATGGTAGTTGTTTTTGGTGGGAATGATGACCAAAGTATTCTAGATATTAATAAAAAATTTCGGGCTGAGTTAACACCTGATTGGGAAAAAGCCTACGAAGAACGTGTAGAGCGTTATGCTAGATTGCTTGATAGCTATTCTGTGCGGAAAGTATACTGGATGGGACATCCAATCTCTAATGTGGCTCGATATAACAAATTCTTCCCTATTTTTAACCGTATTTACAAAAAAGTTGCCCAAGCACACCCTAAAATCGAATTTATTGATACTTGGAATGCATTTGCTGTCAATGGAAATTTTTCTCCAGTCGTTGCAGATAATACTGGTAAACGCGGACGAGTTCGCATCAATGATGGGGTTCACCCAACTGAGCATGGTGCAAAAATTTTGATTGATATTCTTAAGCAGAAGATGATAGCTGATAGAGTTTTACAACCAAAAATTAAGTCTGTAAAGAAGGAAAATATTAATTAA